A DNA window from Zingiber officinale cultivar Zhangliang chromosome 3A, Zo_v1.1, whole genome shotgun sequence contains the following coding sequences:
- the LOC122053270 gene encoding SOSS complex subunit B homolog, with the protein MTKIIHLKDIVPAATNTVNAQFILLEKGGIARDGKEMTCPALVADETASVHFQMWGSECETFEPGDIIRLADGIFSYHKNNLVLRAGKRGKAEKVGEFTMLFVETPNMSEIRWARDPNNLKKFVQEAIVSPHSRIFGPSR; encoded by the coding sequence ATGACAAAGATAATACATTTGAAGGACATAGTTCCTGCAGCAACTAACACTGTCAACGCGCAATTTATACTGCTGGAGAAAGGCGGCATTGCTCGGGATGGGAAAGAGATGACTTGCCCGGCATTAGTAGCTGACGAGACCGCATCAGTTCACTTCCAAATGTGGGGAAGTGAGTGCGAGACCTTTGAGCCCGGCGACATCATTCGCCTCGCTGATGGAATATTCTCTTACCACAAGAACAATCTGGTGCTCAGGGCTGGCAAGAGAGGCAAAGCTGAGAAGGTTGGTGAATTCACCATGTTGTTTGTGGAGACCCCGAACATGAGCGAGATCCGATGGGCACGCGATCCTAACAATCTGAAGAAGTTTGTGCAGGAAGCCATTGTCTCGCCACACTCGAGGATCTTTGGACCCTCAAGATAA